Genomic segment of Prochlorothrix hollandica PCC 9006 = CALU 1027:
TAGAAAAACGCCCATGCGTCGAAATTTCTGGTAGCGCTGTTCCCGTCGCTCCCCTGGGGTCAGTCGATCCAGATCTACCAAGTGGCTCAAAATCGAGTCTTTCAAAACCTTAGCGGCTTGGAGCGGGTCAGAATGGGCACCCCCCAGGGGTTCGGGGATAATATCATCGATAATGCCCAAGGCTTTGAGATCTGGGGCCGTAATTTTGAGGGCTTCGGCAGCTTGGCCCGCTTTGCCTGCATCCTTCCAGAGAATGGCGGCGCAGGCTTCGGGACTGGCGACGGTGTAAACAGAATGTTCAAACATCAGTTGGCGATCGCCCACCCCAATGCCCAAGGCTCCCCCGGATCCCCCTTCCCCAATGACCGTGCAGAGGATGGGCACATCCAAGCGGAACATTTCCCGCAAATTGTAGGCGATCGCCTCCCCCTGGCCCTGTTTTTCCGCCTCCACCCCCGCCCAAGCCCCAGGGGTATCAATAAAGGTCAAGATGGCCATCCCAAAGCGATCGGCATGTTCCATCAGCCGCATGGCCTTACGGTAGCCACCAGGGGAAGCCATGCCAAAGTTCCGGGCCACATTATCTTTGGTATCCCGACCTTTTTGGTGCCCCAACAGCATCACCGATCGACCCTCCAGCCGCGCAATGCCTCCCACCAACGCCAGATCATCTCCCCCCCGACGATCGCCATGGAGTTCGATCCAGTCCTCCGTCATCATCTGCACATAATCCAAGGTGCTGGGGCGGCGCGGATGGCGAGCCAACTGAATCCGCTGGGCTGGGGAGAGACTGCTAAAAATTTCCTGGCGCAATTGGGCTGCCCGCTGTTCCAATTGCTGGATCTGCTCCGACACGTCCACTTCATTTTCTTCAGCAAGATCCCGGATTTGAGCAATGCGGGCTTCTAATTCCACTAAAGGCTTCTCAAAATCCAACAAAATGGGCTTACGTTGAACAGTAGACATAGGGCAGCAGGAGTCAGAATAAACGGGATTAATGCAGTCAAGGGTCTAGCCCTGGGCAGCGGGTATCAACTTAAGCCGGGACAGTGGGGCGCTCCGCGCCCCACTGTCCCGTTAATCTTGTCCCGCTTTAAGCGGTAAGCCGCCCTGGGCAGCTAGGGATCGGTTTTGAGGGTGGTGGGTTTTGAGGGGGGGACCAGTCCCCAGCAGTCCCCAGCCATTCGGCCTCGAAACTTGCCCTAGGGGTAACGTTCGTCAGGGTCAACTCTCTGGCCCAAGGTCAGCGTTGAGCAGGGGTCAGGTCTAAGAGCATTGTACGCCGGTTCTGTTCCCCAGTAACTATTCAGGGGGGGACGAAGTTAGTAGGGTTTCAGCCCTCAGTTCGAGGGTCAGGAGCGTCTCAAAGGGGTTCAGTTTACTGGGGAACCCTCGACCTCGGGTAGGGTTCTCGCCCCCGTGCCGACCCTCTTGGCGACCCACAACCGGGGCAACCACGGGGGGATTGCCCCTACCAAAATCGGGGAATCTGCCAAGGTGAAATAGACCCTCTCCAATCGCCTCAGGTCTGTTTTCTGAAGCCTGAAACCCTCATTCTCCTGTGGACCCCTGAATAATTACTCTATCCCCCCAGATTGATCCATTAGGAGTCACAAAAAAGGCGTTACTTTCAACGCCTCAGGAGTGTATTGGATTCATGGCATCAGGAGATGCCTCCCCGTTGGATTCACAGGAACTAGGGCTAATGCCTTCGTGCTGGCCCTGGGGCTGGTGTTCGGGTTACCAACTTTCGGGTTACCAACTTTCGGGTTACCAACTTTCGGGTTACCAACTTTCGGGTTACCAACTTAAGCTGGAACAGCAACGGATTGGGCACCTCGATTAATTGGGTTGGGCGGAGCCGCCCGCCACAAATCCTATTCTTGCGTTGGTACAGGGGCGAGAATTTGGATTTTTCGAGGTGCCCGATTCTATAGGGATAGCAACAGGGGATTAAACCCATGTTTCACGGAAGCGCCCCCAATCTGTTCCATTTTGGCCAAGGTAATTTGGTTGCGGCCCCAGGAAAAATTGGTATACCACTTCTCAAATTCCAACAGCATGGATTCTGCAAAACAGGCAAAGAGCTGGCGAGACGGCACATCCATATTGACGATCTGCATAATCTTCCAGTTAATATCCAGGGAATGTTCCACAATCCCCCCATTGAGGACATGGATTCCCGGACGTTGTACCTGGGTTGAGAGATTTTTGGGATAGCCCCCATCAATGAGAACGCAGGGATTTCTCAGGGTTTCCCCATTGATTTCCATGCCTTTTGCCATGCTGGCAACCCAGATAATGACATCAGCTTGGGGCAATGCGTCCGCCACATCCATGATTTTGCCTCGCCCCAGCTCAGTTTGGAGGGCTTCCAAACGTTCCCGGTTCCGAGCCACCAGCAGCAGATCAGCCACATCGGTACGGTCATTGATCCAGCGACAAACAGCACTGCCAATGTCCCCCGTTGCCCCCACAACGGCTACAGTGGTTTTGGCCAACTCTAAATTGAGTTGTTTGGCTACTCCCTCCAATTGGCGGCAGATGATATAAGCGGTGTGGGTATTACCTGTGGTGAAGCGCTGAAAATCCAGGGTGACATTGCGCACCTGGGGCATATTTTCTAAGTTGAAGGTCTCGAAAATAATGGAGGAGAATCCCCCCAAGGCCGAGATATTAATCCCATTCTTTTGGGCATGGGACATGGCGTTGAGAATCTTGCGAATGGCTGCCTTAGCACGGCGCTTAGCCAGCATTTCTGGCAAGAAACAAGATTCCACATATTTCCCGTGGATCACCTGCCCTGTGGCACTGGTGACTGTGATGTCATCCACAACTTGGGGCGGGGCGCTACACCAAAATTCTAAATCCTGGTCGGCATACTCGGGGTAACCTAAGTCCCGTGCCACAGCTTGAGCGTGTTCTAAACTTGTCAGGTGACCAATAAGACCAAACATGATGTCAGTGAAGAAATTATTAGGACTGGCCAGACCATGGGTAGGCTGACCAGGGGCAGTGCGAGGAGGGGAAGAAACAACGGGCTTAAGGCGATCGAGACAACAGCTAAACAGCTAAGCCGTGCATAGACAGGCGTACCAATTCTCGCTTATTAAAGCCAATCTTTTCTAGGGCTTCACCATATTGGATCATGAAGTCTTCCACCAAGGCTTCTTTCTCCATACCGAGAACATCAGCATCATCGGCTACTTGGTTGAGCATTTTCCAAACCAGGGGCAGATTACCCCGATTGGCTTCTTCCAGTTCTGCTTTGGATGCTTCAAAGTTTGCCTTCAGCCACTCTTCTCCAAAATTAAGGTGGGTGTATTCATCCTGAACAACGCCCTCGGTAATTTTGCGGGCAAAGGCATCTGCTACAGGGATATAGATGTTATAGGCCGCGATCGCAAAGCATTCAATGATCAGGGATTGAATCAGCAGGCAGGTGACAATTTTGTTCTCCTCGGCTGCTTTTTGGAAGTTGCCATGGAGTCCCGCAAAAAACTCACGGGCAAAGTCCATGTCCGGATCAACACTCAGATTTCGGGCACAGGCTTGGAAGCCTTTTTTGTGGCGACTTTCCATTTTGGAGAGTCGGGTTAAATCTTCGGCTTGGTCCGGTAGAAGCTTCGTTAAACTTAAATAGTTTTCATAGGCTTCTTGCTCCCCTTCGATCACGATCGCATTGATGCGGCTGTAGGCATCTTTGTAGGTTGGGCTTTGATAGTCCAGTTCCACGCCAGCCTCAAGCTGCTGCATAGGTCTACCCCTCTCCTTATAACG
This window contains:
- a CDS encoding long-chain acyl-[acyl-carrier-protein] reductase, which encodes MFGLIGHLTSLEHAQAVARDLGYPEYADQDLEFWCSAPPQVVDDITVTSATGQVIHGKYVESCFLPEMLAKRRAKAAIRKILNAMSHAQKNGINISALGGFSSIIFETFNLENMPQVRNVTLDFQRFTTGNTHTAYIICRQLEGVAKQLNLELAKTTVAVVGATGDIGSAVCRWINDRTDVADLLLVARNRERLEALQTELGRGKIMDVADALPQADVIIWVASMAKGMEINGETLRNPCVLIDGGYPKNLSTQVQRPGIHVLNGGIVEHSLDINWKIMQIVNMDVPSRQLFACFAESMLLEFEKWYTNFSWGRNQITLAKMEQIGGASVKHGFNPLLLSL
- a CDS encoding aldehyde oxygenase (deformylating), whose product is MQQLEAGVELDYQSPTYKDAYSRINAIVIEGEQEAYENYLSLTKLLPDQAEDLTRLSKMESRHKKGFQACARNLSVDPDMDFAREFFAGLHGNFQKAAEENKIVTCLLIQSLIIECFAIAAYNIYIPVADAFARKITEGVVQDEYTHLNFGEEWLKANFEASKAELEEANRGNLPLVWKMLNQVADDADVLGMEKEALVEDFMIQYGEALEKIGFNKRELVRLSMHGLAV
- a CDS encoding acetyl-CoA carboxylase carboxyltransferase subunit alpha, with the translated sequence MSTVQRKPILLDFEKPLVELEARIAQIRDLAEENEVDVSEQIQQLEQRAAQLRQEIFSSLSPAQRIQLARHPRRPSTLDYVQMMTEDWIELHGDRRGGDDLALVGGIARLEGRSVMLLGHQKGRDTKDNVARNFGMASPGGYRKAMRLMEHADRFGMAILTFIDTPGAWAGVEAEKQGQGEAIAYNLREMFRLDVPILCTVIGEGGSGGALGIGVGDRQLMFEHSVYTVASPEACAAILWKDAGKAGQAAEALKITAPDLKALGIIDDIIPEPLGGAHSDPLQAAKVLKDSILSHLVDLDRLTPGERREQRYQKFRRMGVFLES